The following coding sequences lie in one Changpingibacter yushuensis genomic window:
- a CDS encoding DoxX family protein, which produces MNILRTLARPLLAAPFILSGVDALARPAGHRERAALYQPLLDKADIHLSDRQLDLSTRLLGLTNIACGTCLALGKAPRLSATVLSGVQIPLALANNPFWTHRGAERSADIAGLIVQGGLLGGLLLAASDLAGQPSYAWRRANNRDQRAEVRAVKAQAQATADARINKIKASYDSRIAKVASHA; this is translated from the coding sequence ATGAACATTCTGCGCACTCTTGCTCGTCCATTGCTTGCCGCACCGTTCATTTTGAGCGGGGTCGATGCTCTTGCGCGTCCAGCCGGCCATCGGGAGCGTGCAGCCCTCTACCAGCCGCTCCTCGACAAGGCCGATATTCACCTTTCGGACCGGCAGCTAGATCTTTCTACCCGCCTCCTTGGCCTGACCAACATTGCGTGTGGTACGTGCCTCGCGTTAGGGAAGGCTCCACGTCTCAGCGCCACAGTTCTTTCAGGCGTTCAGATCCCGCTTGCACTTGCCAACAATCCGTTCTGGACTCATCGTGGCGCCGAACGCTCCGCTGATATAGCAGGCCTGATCGTGCAGGGCGGCCTACTTGGAGGGCTACTTCTTGCCGCATCTGACCTTGCAGGGCAGCCATCCTACGCGTGGCGCCGCGCCAACAATCGCGACCAGCGCGCGGAAGTTCGCGCGGTCAAAGCCCAAGCTCAAGCGACTGCAGATGCGCGTATCAACAAAATCAAGGCATCATACGACTCACGAATTGCGAAGGTGGCCTCGCATGCCTGA
- a CDS encoding ABC transporter ATP-binding protein, giving the protein MTLAAHDLNVVIGAHTILDHVSLDRDPGTVTALTGASGSGKTTLLNCLGLLSKPTSGTISIDDKEATAWSDRQRRRFWASKAAFIYQDYGIIEEETVLYNVTLTPPGIFRHRPRPTPTTTSILETVGLSGREGDSSAVLSGGEKQRVGIARALYKKASYIFADEPTASLDAANRDHIIRLLKDAAHQGACVIIATHDEYLVAQADSAVTLAKRTSFTRIP; this is encoded by the coding sequence ATGACACTGGCAGCACACGACCTCAACGTCGTCATTGGCGCTCACACGATCCTTGACCACGTCAGTTTGGATCGTGATCCCGGAACCGTGACCGCGCTAACAGGCGCCTCTGGTTCAGGCAAAACGACCCTCTTGAACTGCCTCGGCCTTCTGTCGAAACCTACCTCCGGAACGATCTCTATTGATGACAAAGAGGCCACCGCATGGTCAGACCGGCAACGTCGCAGGTTCTGGGCTTCGAAAGCCGCATTCATCTACCAAGACTATGGAATCATCGAGGAGGAAACCGTTCTCTACAACGTGACACTCACACCCCCAGGAATATTCAGGCACAGGCCACGACCCACGCCCACAACAACAAGCATCCTTGAGACTGTCGGCTTATCAGGGCGTGAAGGAGACTCGTCCGCTGTGCTTTCGGGAGGAGAAAAGCAGCGGGTGGGAATTGCGCGCGCGCTCTACAAAAAGGCTTCCTACATTTTCGCTGACGAACCCACGGCGTCCCTTGATGCGGCCAACCGCGACCACATCATTAGGCTTCTCAAGGACGCAGCGCACCAAGGCGCATGTGTCATCATCGCAACACACGACGAATACCTCGTCGCCCAAGCAGATTCAGCCGTGACTCTTGCCAAGCGGACATCCTTCACGCGAATCCCCTAG
- a CDS encoding 50S ribosomal protein bL37: MCSGTQSKEKHMSRRGRKRRTRAGKAANHGKRPNA, translated from the coding sequence ATGTGCAGTGGCACTCAATCAAAGGAGAAGCATATGAGCAGGCGAGGTCGTAAGCGTCGCACTCGTGCGGGGAAAGCTGCTAACCACGGCAAGCGTCCAAACGCATGA
- a CDS encoding sigma-70 family RNA polymerase sigma factor yields MMSTDIIRTDPGEGADSLVGRFESEALPFLDQLYGAAMRLTRNPQDAEDLVQETYAKAFAAFHQYRPGTNLKAWLYRILNNTFISNYRKAQRQPKQSDAAEVEDWQEFEAASHQSTGLVSAEAEAIENLPDSEIKEALAKLPEDRRLAVYLADVEGFSYQEIAEIMDTPIGTVMSRLHRGRRQLRDLLADYARDLGYGKKVEQ; encoded by the coding sequence ATGATGAGTACAGACATTATTCGCACGGATCCTGGGGAGGGCGCCGACTCGCTCGTGGGGCGGTTTGAGAGTGAGGCCCTGCCTTTCCTTGACCAGCTGTACGGCGCAGCTATGCGCTTAACCCGGAACCCGCAAGATGCGGAGGATCTGGTACAGGAGACGTATGCCAAGGCATTCGCCGCCTTCCACCAGTATCGTCCGGGCACAAATCTCAAAGCATGGCTGTATCGGATTCTCAATAACACCTTCATTTCGAACTACCGCAAGGCACAGCGCCAGCCCAAACAGTCTGACGCTGCCGAGGTGGAGGATTGGCAGGAATTCGAAGCTGCTTCACACCAGTCAACTGGATTGGTCTCGGCTGAAGCAGAAGCCATTGAGAACCTCCCTGATTCGGAGATCAAAGAGGCTCTGGCAAAGCTTCCTGAAGATCGCCGACTCGCCGTGTACCTAGCAGACGTTGAGGGCTTCTCCTATCAGGAGATCGCAGAGATCATGGACACCCCGATCGGTACCGTGATGTCTCGCCTCCACCGTGGGCGCCGCCAGCTGCGTGACTTGCTGGCTGACTACGCACGCGATTTGGGCTATGGGAAGAAGGTAGAACAGTGA
- a CDS encoding hemolysin family protein, producing the protein MSDILLLVLGLVLTMGTAVFVAAEFSLVALDPAAVAASAESDPRAASVNRTLHQLSIQLSACQVGITLTTVLLGYVAQDPLADMLQGPLHSAGLAQAAATAIAVAAAFVLVNLFSMLFGELVPKNMALASPLGTAAFVAAPLRIFTIVFRPLIVALNSIANALLRRCGIEPAEEMSGARSASELGALVRRSAEAGTLDVSTARLVTRSIGIGQLTAVDVMTDRGRLHVLPDYSNADDVVELARRTGHSRFPVVGEGIDDVRGIVHLRPAVAVPYERRHEVQVTSGSLMSPAPRVPETMKLAELLLELRIGGQQMAVVVDEYGGTAGVVTLEDTIEEIVGEVSDEHDLRHSGARQISENRWSVSGSMRPDEIARTCPVDIPDDGPWETIGGFIMTRLGRIPASGDTVYVGSVRLTVETMDGRRIETVLIENEVEQ; encoded by the coding sequence CTGAGCGACATATTGCTCCTTGTTCTGGGCCTCGTACTAACCATGGGGACGGCTGTCTTCGTTGCAGCCGAATTCTCGCTTGTGGCACTCGATCCGGCCGCTGTAGCAGCCTCCGCCGAATCAGACCCACGCGCAGCCTCCGTTAACCGGACCCTCCACCAGCTCTCGATCCAGCTTTCGGCATGCCAAGTTGGCATCACGCTCACCACCGTTCTTCTGGGCTATGTAGCTCAGGATCCTTTGGCTGACATGCTCCAAGGGCCATTGCATTCGGCGGGACTTGCTCAAGCCGCTGCCACCGCGATTGCGGTCGCGGCAGCCTTTGTTCTGGTCAACCTCTTCTCAATGCTCTTTGGTGAACTGGTTCCGAAGAACATGGCGCTCGCGAGTCCGTTGGGCACGGCGGCCTTCGTGGCGGCACCCTTGCGGATCTTCACAATAGTGTTCCGCCCGCTCATCGTTGCGCTCAATAGTATCGCCAATGCCTTATTGCGCCGCTGTGGAATCGAACCTGCCGAAGAGATGTCTGGAGCGCGCTCCGCAAGCGAACTAGGTGCACTCGTGCGCAGGTCCGCGGAGGCCGGCACGCTGGATGTTTCCACCGCGCGGCTTGTGACCCGCTCAATTGGTATAGGCCAGCTCACTGCGGTTGACGTCATGACCGATCGCGGGCGCCTTCACGTGCTTCCAGATTATTCCAATGCCGACGACGTCGTCGAACTAGCGCGACGAACCGGGCATTCCCGATTCCCTGTTGTTGGAGAGGGGATCGACGACGTCCGGGGGATCGTTCACCTGCGCCCAGCCGTGGCTGTCCCGTACGAACGTCGTCATGAAGTGCAGGTCACGAGCGGCTCACTCATGTCGCCAGCCCCCAGAGTTCCAGAAACTATGAAGCTTGCCGAACTGCTTCTCGAGCTTCGAATTGGGGGTCAGCAGATGGCCGTCGTCGTCGACGAATATGGTGGAACCGCGGGTGTTGTGACGCTGGAGGATACGATCGAGGAGATCGTTGGTGAAGTATCTGATGAACACGATCTTCGCCACAGCGGCGCCAGGCAGATATCTGAGAACCGGTGGTCCGTTTCTGGCAGCATGAGGCCCGACGAAATCGCCCGAACATGCCCCGTGGATATTCCGGATGACGGCCCGTGGGAAACCATTGGTGGTTTCATCATGACCCGGCTTGGACGCATTCCGGCCTCTGGGGACACCGTCTACGTGGGTTCTGTTCGGCTCACTGTCGAGACGATGGACGGGCGGCGCATTGAGACCGTACTCATCGAGAATGAGGTGGAGCAATGA
- a CDS encoding multifunctional oxoglutarate decarboxylase/oxoglutarate dehydrogenase thiamine pyrophosphate-binding subunit/dihydrolipoyllysine-residue succinyltransferase subunit — MRHFVASHPTEDFGANQGFIEDLYAAYLADHSQVQQQWQELFRRWENEGRVSQAAKKQKKAPPSAQTERARIDVHSGSDSRQTTAEISTVRADLPPAPRSAAQPPVTPYAKSYRLAPTDTSVGENVTTPLKGMAKSVAKNMELSLEIPTATSFRNLPAKIMFDNRALINSHLKSTRGGKVSFTHLIAYAAIESLVQMPEMNNSYEIADGKPAIHQPEHVNFGVAIDVQKPDGSRSLVVPSIKGAELMTFDQFLSAYESLVRRGRTNKLTIEDYQGTTVSLTNPGGIGTTQSVPRLMHAQGLIIGVGSMVYPAEFAGTSSAALARMGVSKIVTLSSTYDHRIIQGATSGEFLRLMEQKLLGKDGFYDRVFLSLHVPTEPYQWEQDVEYDSSREMDRPARIARLIHSYRSRGHLIADVDPLAFRPLRHPDLVLSSYGLTAWDLDRRFPTGDFGDTDSCTLREILDQLRTAYCSTVGYEFMHISDPSQRRWFEDRLERPRKKLGEDAQSHILAKLNEAEAFEEFLHTKYIGQKRFSLEGGESLIPALDEIISDAANDGLSEVAIGMSHRGRLNVLTNIAGKSYKQIFTEFDGFVDPRTVQGSGDVKYHLGTEGVFTASNGDAIDVYLAANPSHLEAADGVLEGIVRAKQDLQDLGPDGFTVLPILIHGDAAFAGQGVVTEVLNLSQLRGYRTGGTIHIIVNNQIGFTTAPSSGRSSNYATDIAKGLQLPIFHVNGDDPEAVVRVSRLAYEYRMEFNKDVIIDLICYRRRGHNEGDDPSMTQPVMYSLVDSKRTTRQLYKESLIGRGELTAEQAAAWEASYHETLDRAFTQVKEAEAAADAGQRDAIAGLELPVAQQEDAGTLIGWTSATSEQIIARVGEAHLLVPEGFTLHPKVAKVFEKRAKMSHDGGIDWGFGELLAFGSLLIEGLPVRLSGQDCRRGTFVQRHAVAHDHNTGAEWTPLRGLTEDQAKIWLYDSSLSEYSVLAFEYGYSVERPDALVLWEAQFGDFANGAQTVIDEFIASAQQKWGQRSSLVMLLPHGFEGQGPDHSSARIERYLQLCAQDNMWVCQPSTPANHFHMLRTQAYRRPRSPLIAFTPKQLLRRRAAVSEVSDFTGGTFKPVIGEVDGNIANVDRVLLCSGRLYYDLLDERTKRGDTRTAIIRIEQLYPDPVDEVRAHLANYAGADVLWVQDEPENQGPWGHFYLNLFRSLGISPTLVSRSAGAAPSTGLSKSHAAQNAEILAQAFDR; from the coding sequence ATGAGGCATTTCGTGGCATCTCACCCGACCGAGGATTTTGGCGCAAATCAGGGTTTCATTGAGGATCTCTACGCCGCATATCTCGCAGATCACTCTCAGGTTCAGCAGCAATGGCAGGAGCTCTTTAGGCGGTGGGAAAACGAAGGGCGTGTGAGCCAAGCGGCAAAAAAACAGAAGAAGGCGCCGCCGTCGGCGCAAACTGAGCGTGCACGGATTGATGTCCATTCGGGATCGGACTCGCGCCAGACCACGGCGGAGATCTCCACTGTACGTGCCGACCTCCCACCTGCACCGCGTTCGGCGGCCCAGCCACCCGTGACCCCGTATGCGAAGAGCTATAGGCTGGCACCAACGGACACGTCTGTAGGTGAGAACGTAACCACCCCGCTCAAGGGCATGGCAAAGTCCGTGGCCAAGAACATGGAGCTCTCACTAGAGATCCCCACGGCTACCTCATTCCGCAATCTTCCTGCGAAGATCATGTTTGACAATCGGGCGCTCATCAACTCCCACCTGAAGTCCACCCGCGGAGGCAAGGTCTCCTTTACTCATCTCATCGCTTACGCCGCCATTGAATCTCTGGTCCAAATGCCCGAGATGAACAATTCTTACGAGATAGCTGACGGCAAGCCAGCCATACATCAACCTGAACACGTCAACTTTGGGGTGGCAATCGACGTCCAGAAACCAGATGGCTCCCGTTCCCTCGTGGTGCCTTCGATCAAGGGCGCCGAGCTTATGACCTTTGATCAGTTCCTTTCTGCTTATGAGAGTTTGGTGCGCCGGGGCCGCACCAACAAGCTGACTATTGAGGACTACCAAGGAACCACCGTCTCGCTGACCAATCCCGGCGGAATCGGAACTACTCAATCAGTTCCGCGACTCATGCATGCTCAGGGGCTCATCATCGGGGTCGGTTCAATGGTCTATCCAGCTGAGTTCGCAGGTACGTCAAGCGCTGCGCTCGCGCGTATGGGCGTTTCTAAGATCGTCACCCTCTCCTCCACGTACGACCACCGCATTATTCAGGGGGCAACCTCGGGCGAGTTCTTGCGGTTGATGGAACAAAAACTGCTGGGTAAGGACGGCTTCTACGACCGCGTCTTCCTCTCACTCCACGTCCCTACCGAGCCTTATCAGTGGGAACAGGATGTTGAATACGATTCCTCGCGCGAAATGGACCGCCCGGCCCGAATCGCCCGCCTCATTCACTCCTACCGGTCACGTGGCCATCTCATCGCCGACGTCGACCCGCTCGCGTTCCGTCCGTTACGGCATCCAGACCTCGTGTTATCTTCCTATGGCCTGACGGCTTGGGATCTGGATCGGCGCTTCCCAACGGGAGATTTCGGGGATACAGATAGCTGCACGCTTCGCGAAATCCTTGACCAACTGCGCACAGCCTACTGCTCCACTGTGGGCTACGAGTTCATGCACATTTCGGATCCATCCCAGCGCCGCTGGTTTGAGGATCGCCTTGAACGCCCACGCAAGAAGCTCGGCGAGGACGCCCAGTCCCACATCCTAGCCAAGCTCAATGAGGCAGAAGCGTTTGAGGAGTTCCTTCACACCAAGTACATCGGCCAGAAGAGGTTCTCGCTCGAAGGCGGAGAGTCCCTCATCCCGGCCCTGGATGAAATCATCTCTGACGCGGCCAATGACGGATTATCCGAAGTTGCCATAGGAATGTCCCACCGTGGGCGCCTGAATGTGCTGACCAACATTGCAGGCAAGTCCTACAAGCAGATCTTCACCGAGTTCGACGGCTTCGTAGATCCGCGCACGGTACAAGGTTCAGGTGACGTCAAGTACCATCTAGGCACTGAGGGCGTGTTTACGGCATCGAACGGCGATGCGATTGACGTGTACTTGGCCGCCAATCCCTCACATCTCGAAGCAGCTGATGGTGTACTTGAGGGGATTGTGCGTGCCAAGCAGGACCTTCAAGATCTCGGTCCCGATGGTTTCACAGTGCTACCTATCCTTATTCACGGCGATGCTGCGTTTGCAGGGCAAGGCGTTGTGACCGAGGTTCTTAACCTCTCCCAGCTTCGCGGATACCGCACGGGTGGAACAATCCACATCATCGTGAACAACCAAATTGGTTTCACCACGGCGCCGTCGTCGGGACGTTCCTCCAACTACGCCACTGACATCGCAAAGGGCCTTCAACTCCCGATCTTCCATGTTAATGGAGATGATCCGGAAGCGGTTGTGCGGGTATCGCGGCTCGCCTACGAGTACCGGATGGAGTTCAACAAGGACGTCATCATCGACCTCATCTGCTACCGCCGCCGCGGCCACAACGAGGGCGACGATCCGTCAATGACGCAACCGGTCATGTACTCGCTCGTTGACTCCAAGCGCACTACCCGCCAGTTGTACAAGGAATCGTTGATCGGGCGCGGCGAGCTGACGGCCGAACAAGCCGCCGCGTGGGAGGCCTCCTATCATGAGACTCTGGACCGCGCGTTCACTCAAGTGAAGGAGGCGGAAGCTGCCGCGGACGCCGGGCAGCGTGATGCAATCGCTGGGCTGGAGCTTCCGGTGGCCCAACAAGAGGACGCAGGCACACTGATCGGCTGGACGTCCGCTACAAGTGAGCAGATCATCGCTCGGGTTGGCGAGGCGCACCTCCTCGTGCCCGAAGGTTTCACCTTGCATCCCAAAGTGGCCAAGGTATTCGAGAAGCGCGCCAAGATGAGTCACGACGGCGGGATCGACTGGGGCTTTGGTGAGCTTTTGGCGTTCGGATCGCTCCTCATTGAGGGTCTACCAGTTCGCCTCTCGGGGCAGGACTGCCGGCGTGGAACGTTCGTCCAGCGCCATGCCGTGGCCCATGATCACAACACAGGTGCCGAATGGACTCCGCTGCGCGGACTCACGGAGGATCAGGCCAAAATCTGGCTCTACGACTCCTCCCTTTCGGAGTACTCGGTGCTCGCGTTCGAGTACGGATACTCGGTTGAGCGCCCAGATGCCCTCGTGCTGTGGGAGGCTCAGTTTGGCGACTTCGCCAACGGAGCCCAGACAGTGATCGATGAGTTCATCGCCTCGGCGCAACAGAAGTGGGGTCAGCGTTCATCACTGGTGATGCTCCTGCCACACGGATTTGAAGGCCAGGGCCCGGACCACTCCTCCGCCCGAATTGAGCGCTATCTTCAGCTGTGTGCTCAGGACAACATGTGGGTGTGCCAGCCTTCAACGCCGGCAAACCACTTCCACATGCTGCGTACCCAAGCCTATCGCCGGCCACGCAGCCCGCTCATTGCTTTCACACCCAAGCAGCTACTGCGCCGCCGTGCAGCCGTCTCCGAAGTCAGTGACTTTACAGGTGGCACCTTCAAGCCAGTTATAGGTGAAGTTGACGGAAACATCGCAAACGTTGACCGCGTTCTGCTGTGCTCTGGACGGCTCTACTATGACCTTCTAGATGAACGGACCAAGCGCGGCGATACTCGCACTGCAATTATCCGGATTGAACAGTTGTACCCGGACCCTGTGGATGAAGTTCGCGCTCATCTGGCTAACTACGCAGGGGCTGACGTGCTTTGGGTCCAGGATGAGCCCGAGAACCAGGGCCCGTGGGGGCACTTCTATCTCAATTTGTTCCGTTCACTCGGGATCAGCCCTACCTTGGTGTCACGTTCGGCTGGCGCTGCACCATCCACGGGCCTATCAAAGTCGCATGCAGCACAGAACGCAGAGATACTGGCCCAAGCGTTTGATAGATAG
- the rsrA gene encoding mycothiol system anti-sigma-R factor: MSDALAEDSFDVGSDARHSDLRDSRPGKDDDSVLVDEIESAVRVAKGSNENCSCSEVADHIFEMIDSQMPEEQVARLRAHAKGCPTCSKLAEAEVHVREIVKRSCCESAPSSLRVRITSQLEVYRSATQ; the protein is encoded by the coding sequence GTGAGTGACGCATTAGCTGAGGACTCGTTTGATGTGGGCTCGGATGCACGTCATTCTGATCTAAGGGATAGCAGGCCGGGCAAGGACGACGATTCAGTCTTGGTAGATGAAATCGAAAGTGCGGTCCGCGTGGCAAAGGGAAGCAACGAAAACTGTTCATGCAGTGAAGTGGCTGACCACATCTTCGAGATGATCGATTCGCAGATGCCTGAGGAGCAGGTGGCGCGTCTGCGTGCACACGCGAAGGGGTGCCCGACCTGCTCTAAGTTGGCAGAGGCAGAAGTCCATGTTCGTGAGATCGTCAAGCGGTCTTGCTGTGAATCTGCACCGTCCTCTTTGCGGGTTCGGATCACCTCTCAGCTTGAGGTCTACAGGTCCGCAACCCAATAG
- the aroA gene encoding 3-phosphoshikimate 1-carboxyvinyltransferase, with translation MPELWPAPFHPEPLTASVRVPGSKSLTNRYLVLAALGDQPSVIREPLIARDTVLMARALEAMGTSMEFYEHELFIYPAPLHGADVRVGLAGTVMRFLPAVAMIANGSVSFDGDDGARVRPIDPVVTAIKELGVRIDHAVNADGEAVLPVTVHGTGEAMGARLEIDASASSQFVSALLLVAPRLVGGLELRHVGADLPSTPHLEMTVEVLRNAGIEIYSFPKDAGPVRPGHPAVRWLVLPGIPDVGNVEVEPDLSNAGAFLAAGMVTGGTIDIPGWPLATQQPGNSLREIFTKMGADVVVANSKLTLHGPAHITALDMDLHDVGELVPTISAVAAFADGTSYLRNIGHLRGHETDRLAAITTELNRIGGNATVQGDDLVIQPAPLHAGTLATYEDHRMATFAAILGLRVKDIQVENIATTSKTLPQFPQMWSDLIRGVRNVRATIDDQDLTAPAPTADSMPDLHHTNVESAGM, from the coding sequence ATGCCTGAACTTTGGCCAGCGCCCTTTCATCCTGAACCTCTTACCGCCTCAGTTCGCGTACCCGGCTCCAAATCTCTGACAAATCGCTATCTTGTACTCGCCGCGCTTGGTGATCAACCGTCCGTTATCCGCGAACCGCTCATCGCACGTGACACAGTACTTATGGCCCGTGCGCTTGAGGCCATGGGCACAAGCATGGAGTTCTACGAACACGAGCTATTCATCTACCCTGCGCCTCTCCATGGCGCGGACGTTCGTGTTGGGCTAGCTGGCACGGTCATGCGTTTTCTCCCAGCGGTTGCGATGATCGCAAACGGCTCTGTTTCGTTCGACGGCGACGACGGCGCGAGGGTACGTCCTATTGACCCCGTTGTAACAGCAATCAAGGAACTGGGTGTCCGCATTGACCATGCGGTCAATGCGGACGGCGAGGCCGTGCTGCCCGTCACCGTGCACGGAACGGGCGAGGCCATGGGCGCGCGCCTAGAGATCGATGCTTCCGCATCTTCTCAGTTCGTCTCAGCATTGCTCTTGGTAGCGCCTCGATTGGTTGGTGGCCTGGAGCTGCGGCATGTGGGTGCCGATCTGCCGTCCACCCCGCACCTTGAAATGACTGTCGAAGTTCTACGCAACGCTGGCATTGAGATCTACAGCTTCCCCAAGGATGCCGGGCCAGTGCGGCCTGGCCATCCCGCTGTTCGTTGGCTCGTGCTTCCCGGAATCCCGGACGTTGGCAATGTGGAAGTGGAGCCAGATCTCTCCAACGCCGGGGCCTTCTTGGCTGCCGGCATGGTCACGGGTGGAACCATCGATATTCCTGGGTGGCCATTGGCAACTCAGCAACCTGGCAACTCTCTACGTGAGATCTTCACAAAAATGGGCGCGGACGTCGTCGTCGCCAATAGCAAACTCACATTGCACGGGCCCGCACACATTACGGCACTGGACATGGACCTTCACGACGTAGGAGAACTGGTCCCCACTATTTCCGCGGTGGCTGCATTTGCCGACGGAACGTCATACTTGCGCAATATCGGGCATCTGCGTGGCCATGAGACCGACCGCCTAGCTGCCATCACTACCGAACTGAACCGAATCGGTGGAAATGCGACGGTCCAAGGCGACGACTTGGTAATTCAACCCGCGCCTTTGCACGCTGGCACATTGGCGACTTACGAGGATCATCGCATGGCCACCTTCGCCGCCATCCTTGGGTTGCGGGTCAAGGACATTCAGGTTGAGAACATCGCAACCACATCCAAGACACTTCCCCAGTTCCCGCAGATGTGGAGCGACCTCATTCGCGGAGTACGCAACGTTCGTGCCACCATTGATGACCAGGATCTGACAGCTCCGGCCCCCACGGCCGATTCCATGCCCGATCTCCATCACACGAACGTTGAAAGTGCAGGCATGTGA
- a CDS encoding hemolysin family protein produces MSTGVALGISIVLLVLNAYFVAAEFALTGSRSSRIEPMVEEHNSARKVLWAIEHLSQMLAAAQLGVTLCSVGLGVLAEPAIAHLIEVPLELVGIPQAGVHAIAFLLALLLVVGLHVVLGEMVPKNVSVTHPERAALVLVPSLMVFGKVFHPVIVVLNWCSQLVLRMFGIEPRDEVISAFTADEVASIVQASEAAGVLHDEHGLISGALEFSDHVARDVMVPAGEVAGVSVDVTPAQVEQAVAATGFSRFLVRDKVGTTHGYVHMKDILGASQIQRDQVIPAWKIRPLVVVEPDDEVESVLREMRAAKAHMAGVVVDSQIMGIVFLEDILEELIGEVRDRMQREQRDR; encoded by the coding sequence ATGAGCACTGGTGTGGCGCTCGGAATCTCCATCGTGCTCCTCGTCCTCAATGCGTACTTCGTTGCCGCGGAGTTCGCGTTGACTGGCTCGCGCAGCTCTCGCATCGAACCGATGGTCGAAGAACACAACTCGGCCCGCAAGGTGTTATGGGCTATTGAACATCTTTCTCAGATGCTTGCTGCGGCCCAACTGGGCGTAACACTGTGTTCAGTGGGGCTGGGTGTACTGGCAGAGCCGGCCATTGCGCACTTGATAGAAGTCCCGCTTGAGCTTGTAGGTATTCCACAAGCGGGAGTTCACGCCATAGCCTTCCTGCTGGCGCTTCTCTTGGTGGTTGGGCTACACGTGGTGTTGGGAGAAATGGTTCCCAAGAATGTATCGGTGACTCATCCTGAACGGGCCGCGTTGGTGTTGGTTCCCTCGCTCATGGTTTTCGGCAAGGTGTTTCACCCGGTCATCGTGGTGCTCAACTGGTGTTCCCAATTGGTGTTAAGGATGTTCGGGATTGAGCCGCGAGATGAGGTGATCTCCGCATTCACGGCGGATGAGGTGGCATCCATTGTGCAGGCATCCGAGGCTGCCGGTGTGCTTCATGACGAACACGGCCTTATTTCGGGAGCGCTGGAGTTCTCAGATCACGTTGCACGGGATGTCATGGTTCCTGCTGGTGAAGTTGCGGGCGTGAGTGTTGACGTCACGCCGGCACAGGTGGAGCAGGCGGTTGCCGCGACTGGCTTTTCCCGTTTCCTCGTGCGTGACAAGGTGGGAACTACTCACGGATACGTCCATATGAAGGACATTCTGGGTGCATCCCAGATCCAGAGGGATCAGGTAATTCCAGCGTGGAAGATCCGACCCCTTGTTGTAGTAGAGCCCGACGACGAGGTGGAGTCAGTACTTCGAGAGATGCGCGCAGCCAAGGCTCATATGGCTGGGGTGGTTGTGGATTCACAGATCATGGGAATCGTGTTTCTTGAGGACATCCTCGAGGAACTCATAGGTGAGGTCCGCGATCGCATGCAGCGAGAGCAGCGCGACAGATGA
- a CDS encoding GDSL-type esterase/lipase family protein, whose product MNEAPIRIVFVGDELVAGFGDARALGWTGRVMARTLNDPPILHLTLAVPGENTAELAGRWEAEVTSRVNNEADCRLVIGMGSHDLDTGLTLARARLHLANLLDSAERMRLRPFVVGPPPRRDLSPKIQGDFTRAYGDVCTRREVPFVDTFTPLVSHEQWNTDMVLSGGYTPRQAGYGLMAWLVLHNGWNQWLGVRPASAN is encoded by the coding sequence GTGAACGAAGCTCCAATACGAATCGTTTTCGTCGGCGACGAACTAGTTGCCGGATTCGGCGATGCACGCGCTCTGGGCTGGACCGGCCGCGTCATGGCCCGAACCCTCAACGATCCGCCAATTCTTCACCTGACGCTTGCCGTTCCCGGAGAGAATACAGCCGAGCTCGCTGGGCGCTGGGAAGCGGAAGTAACTTCTCGCGTCAACAATGAGGCGGATTGCCGCTTGGTGATCGGTATGGGCTCCCACGATCTTGACACCGGCCTTACGCTGGCCCGAGCGCGCCTCCATCTTGCAAACCTTCTTGACTCTGCAGAACGTATGCGCCTAAGGCCCTTTGTTGTGGGTCCACCGCCACGGCGCGATCTCTCCCCCAAGATTCAAGGCGACTTCACCCGTGCATATGGTGACGTCTGCACCCGCAGGGAGGTTCCCTTCGTTGACACCTTCACTCCACTTGTCTCGCATGAGCAGTGGAATACTGACATGGTGCTCTCAGGCGGATACACGCCACGTCAGGCCGGGTATGGCCTGATGGCGTGGCTTGTGCTCCATAACGGGTGGAACCAATGGCTCGGAGTTCGCCCAGCATCTGCCAACTAA